In Musa acuminata AAA Group cultivar baxijiao chromosome BXJ3-9, Cavendish_Baxijiao_AAA, whole genome shotgun sequence, a single genomic region encodes these proteins:
- the LOC103996970 gene encoding eukaryotic translation initiation factor 2 subunit beta isoform X2, with the protein MADENPSDVKEEVSELAPFDPTKKKKKKKVVLQDSAEVVDKLAEKTENLTVADSGEPSFAGMKKKKKKQVDTNFLNDENGDVVDDQTGDQVGGEDEGEGIVLGVGRYPWEGTDRDYKYEELLGRVFNILREHNPDLAGDRRRTVMRPPQVLREGTKKTVFVNFMDLCKTMHRQHEHVMNFLLAEMGTNGSLDGQQRLVVKGRFAPKNFEGILRRYVNEYVICNGCKSPDTILSKENRLFFLRCEQARRLQSGLRILWERILMSSETEGNL; encoded by the exons ATGGCGGACGAGAATCCATCAGATGTGAAGGAGGAGGTTTCGGAG TTGGCCCCCTTTGATCcgaccaagaaaaagaaaaagaagaaggttGTTCTTCAGGACTCTGCTGAGGTGGTGGATAAATTAGCCGAGAAAACGGAGAATTTAACTG TTGCTGACTCGGGTGAGCCTAGTTTTGCTGgcatgaagaaaaagaagaagaaacag GTTGACACTAACTTTCTGAATGATGAAAATGGTGATGTGGTAGATGATCAGACTG GTGATCAAGTTGGCGGGGAGGACGAAGGAGAAGGCATCGTCCTTGGGGTTGGTCGATACCCTTGGGAAGGAACTGATCGTGATTATAAGTATGAAGAG CTTCTGGGTAGGGTGTTTAATATTTTGCGTGAGCATAACCCTGATCTTGCTGGAGACAGGCGTAGAACTGTGATGAGGCCTCCACAAGTTCTTAGAGAAGGAACAAAGAAGACAGTTTTTGTTAATTTTATGGATCTATGCAAAAC GATGCATAGGCAACATGAGCATGTTATGAATTTCTTACTTGCTGAAATGGGGACAAATGGGTCTCTTGATGGGCAGCAGAGATTGGTTGTCAAGGGAAGATTTGCACCAAAAAATTTTGAGGGCATCCTCAGAAGATATGTCA ATGAGTATGTCATATGCAATGGCTGCAAAAGTCCGGATACGATACTTTCAAAGGAAAATCGTTTGTTCTTTCTTCGCTGTGAACAG GCGAGGAGGCTGCAGTCTGGTCTTCGGATCCTGTGGGAACGTATTCTTATGTCATCGGAAACCGAGGGCAATTTGTAG
- the LOC103996970 gene encoding eukaryotic translation initiation factor 2 subunit beta isoform X1, with product MADENPSDVKEEVSELAPFDPTKKKKKKKVVLQDSAEVVDKLAEKTENLTVADSGEPSFAGMKKKKKKQVDTNFLNDENGDVVDDQTGDQVGGEDEGEGIVLGVGRYPWEGTDRDYKYEELLGRVFNILREHNPDLAGDRRRTVMRPPQVLREGTKKTVFVNFMDLCKTMHRQHEHVMNFLLAEMGTNGSLDGQQRLVVKGRFAPKNFEGILRRYVNEYVICNGCKSPDTILSKENRLFFLRCEQCGSSRSVAPIKAGFVALVGRRKAGT from the exons ATGGCGGACGAGAATCCATCAGATGTGAAGGAGGAGGTTTCGGAG TTGGCCCCCTTTGATCcgaccaagaaaaagaaaaagaagaaggttGTTCTTCAGGACTCTGCTGAGGTGGTGGATAAATTAGCCGAGAAAACGGAGAATTTAACTG TTGCTGACTCGGGTGAGCCTAGTTTTGCTGgcatgaagaaaaagaagaagaaacag GTTGACACTAACTTTCTGAATGATGAAAATGGTGATGTGGTAGATGATCAGACTG GTGATCAAGTTGGCGGGGAGGACGAAGGAGAAGGCATCGTCCTTGGGGTTGGTCGATACCCTTGGGAAGGAACTGATCGTGATTATAAGTATGAAGAG CTTCTGGGTAGGGTGTTTAATATTTTGCGTGAGCATAACCCTGATCTTGCTGGAGACAGGCGTAGAACTGTGATGAGGCCTCCACAAGTTCTTAGAGAAGGAACAAAGAAGACAGTTTTTGTTAATTTTATGGATCTATGCAAAAC GATGCATAGGCAACATGAGCATGTTATGAATTTCTTACTTGCTGAAATGGGGACAAATGGGTCTCTTGATGGGCAGCAGAGATTGGTTGTCAAGGGAAGATTTGCACCAAAAAATTTTGAGGGCATCCTCAGAAGATATGTCA ATGAGTATGTCATATGCAATGGCTGCAAAAGTCCGGATACGATACTTTCAAAGGAAAATCGTTTGTTCTTTCTTCGCTGTGAACAG TGCGGCTCTTCACGATCGGTTGCACCCATCAAGGCTGGTTTTGTTGCACTCGTTGGCCGCCGAAAAGCTGGCACCTGA
- the LOC135581880 gene encoding receptor-like protein kinase FERONIA — protein sequence MRNHFGSASLLLFLAMAPILVAADNSTYVPRDYILLNCGASGKAIDTDSQTWTGDAGSKYGPSLNAVGFTAPQQDSSVPEVPYLTARVFTSPYTYSFPVGPGRKYVRLHFYPSNYSNHVASDAFFSVTSDTHTLLSNFSAYLTADSLNYAYLAREFSVNVSTGGLNLTFTPSTTHPNAFAFINGIEIVSIPDIFSSASPILVMGGSSLPYTIDQDWALETVYRLNVGGQSLSPTQDSGLFRSWNDDSPYIYGSSFGVTYSNDPNVTISYTVNVPNYTAPVDVYSTARSMGPNANVNLNYNLTWILTVDAGFYYLVRFHFCEIQYPITKLNQRVFDIYINNQTAQEGADVIGWSTGIGIPVFKDYVVVTTGSGQMELWIALHPDTKSKPQFYDAILNGLEIFKLQNSNASLAGLNPPPRPDPEVDASKIFDGQSTKSKSRTAAIAGGVVGGFALLLVGFCLIRICRRQKKKGKDAGSSDGPSGWLPLSLYGNSHSSASAKSNTSGSYASSLPTNLCRHFSFAEIKAATKGFDESLLLGVGGFGKVYHGEIDGGTKVAIKRGNPMSEQGVHEFQTEIEMLSKLRHRHLVSLIGYCEENCEMILVYDYMAHGTLREHLYKTQKPPLTWRQRLDICIGAARGLHYLHTGAKYTIIHRDVKTTNILLDEKWVSKVSDFGLSKTGPTLDHTHVSTVVKGSFGYLDPEYFRRQQLTEKSDVYSFGVVLFEVLCARPALNPTLPKEQVSLAEWAAHCQKKGILDQIIDPYLKGKIAPQCLKKFAETAEKCVADVGTERPSMGDVLWNLEFALQLQESAEESGSISTGISDEAATLMIFGKKVPDDPSMESSTTTTTTTSISIGGRSVASEDSDGLTPSAVFSQIMNPKGR from the coding sequence ATGAGGAACCATTTCGGGTCGGCTTCCTTGCTCCTGTTCTTGGCGATGGCCCCGATCTTGGTCGCCGCCGATAACTCCACCTATGTCCCTCGGGACTACATCCTCCTCAACTGTGGCGCTTCAGGGAAGGCCATTGATACCGACTCCCAAACTTGGACCGGCGACGCTGGATCTAAGTACGGCCCTTCTCTGAATGCCGTCGGCTTCACAGCTCCCCAGCAAGACTCGTCGGTCCCGGAAGTCCCGTACTTGACGGCCCGGGTCTTCACCTCCCCGTACACCTACTCCTTCCCTGTCGGCCCGGGCCGCAAGTATGTCCGCCTCCACTTCTACCCTTCCAATTATTCCAACCATGTTGCATCGGATGCATTCTTCTCCGTCACTTCCGACACACACACCCTTCTCAGTAACTTCAGCGCCTATCTCACTGCCGATTCACTCAACTATGCCTACCTCGCCCGCGAGTTCTCGGTTAATGTCTCTACCGGTGGCCTCAACCTCACTTTTACCCCATCGACCACCCATCCCAATGCTTTTGCTTTTATCAATGGTATCGAGATCGTGTCGATTCCGGACATCTTTAGCTCTGCAAGCCCTATTCTCGTCATGGGTGGAAGTTCCCTGCCCTATACAATTGACCAGGACTGGGCTCTAGAGACAGTGTATCGGCTCAATGTGGGTGGTCAGTCCCTTTCCCCTACCCAGGACTCTGGCTTGTTCCGCTCTTGGAATGATGATTCACCATACATCTATGGGTCTTCTTTCGGTGTGACCTACTCCAACGATCCGAATGTCACCATCTCATACACGGTTAATGTTCCAAACTATACTGCACCGGTGGATGTCTACTCAACTGCACGATCAATGGGGCCAAATGCAAATGTCAACCTGAATTATAATCTCACATGGATTCTCACAGTGGATGCTGGCTTTTACTATCTCGTAAGGTTCCATTTCTGCGAGATCCAGTATCCGATAACCAAGTTAAACCAAAGAGTCTTTGATATCTACATCAACAACCAGACTGCACAGGAAGGGGCTGATGTAATTGGGTGGAGCACTGGAATAGGTATACCTGTTTTTAAGGACTATGTCGTGGTCACAACAGGAAGCGGACAGATGGAGCTATGGATTGCACTCCACCCAGATACCAAAAGCAAACCACAGTTTTATGATGCTATCTTGAATGGGCTTGAGATCTTTAAGTTGCAAAACAGCAATGCAAGTCTTGCAGGACTTAATCCACCACCAAGGCCTGATCCAGAGGTGGATGCTAGCAAGATTTTTGATGGGCAATCCACGAAATCCAAGAGTAGAACTGCGGCAATTGCTGGCGGGGTTGTTGGAGGGTTTGCACTCTTGCTTGTTGGTTTCTGTCTTATCAGGATCTGCAGGCGCcaaaagaagaaaggaaaggaTGCTGGTAGCAGTGATGGGCCTTCTGGTTGGCTTCCTCTCTCCTTGTATGGAAATTCTCATTCATCTGCATCAGCTAAATCAAACACTAGTGGGAGCTATGCCTCATCACTCCCCACAAACCTTTGCCGCCACTTCTCATTTGCTGAAATAAAGGCTGCCACAAAAGGTTTTGATGAGTCTCTCCTCCTTGGAGTTGGTGGATTTGGAAAGGTTTACCATGGGGAGATAGATGGTGGGACAAAGGTAGCCATCAAGCGTGGTAATCCGATGTCCGAGCAAGGTGTTCATGAATTTCAGACTGAGATTGAGATGCTTTCCAAGCTTCGTCACAGGCACCTTGTCTCTTTGATTGGTTACTGTGAGGAGAACTGTGAGATGATCCTGGTATACGACTACATGGCCCATGGGACCCTCCGTGAGCATCTATACAAGACTCAAAAGCCGCCCCTCACCTGGAGGCAGCGACTCGATATCTGCATTGGGGCAGCTCGCGGACTGCACTACCTCCATACTGGTGCCAAGTACACCATCATCCACCGAGATGTGAAGACCACAAACATTCTGTTAGATGAGAAATGGGTCTCAAAGGTTTCAGATTTTGGTCTTTCCAAGACTGGTCCGACACTGGATCACACTCATGTCAGCACAGTGGTGAAGGGAAGCTTTGGATATCTTGACCCAGAATACTTCCGGAGGCAGCAGCTTACTGAGAAATCTGATGTATACTCGTTCGGGGTTGTGTTGTTTGAGGTCCTGTGCGCTCGGCCAGCTCTAAACCCTACACTTCCAAAGGAACAAGTCAGCTTGGCTGAGTGGGCGGCACACTGCCAGAAGAAGGGAATACTCGATCAGATCATTGATCCCTACTTAAAGGGTAAGATTGCTCCGCAGTGCCTAAAGAAGTTTGCTGAGACTGCCGAGAAGTGTGTGGCAGATGTTGGGACCGAACGACCATCAATGGGTGATGTGCTGTGGAACCTCGAGTTTGCCCTCCAGCTGCAGGAGAGTGCCGAGGAGAGTGGCAGCATCAGTACTGGTATCTCAGACGAGGCagcaacacttatgatattcggaAAGAAAGTTCCTGATGACCCATCTATGGAATCAAGCACCACAACAACCACAACCACCTCGATAAGCATTGGAGGGCGGAGTGTAGCTAGCGAGGACTCGGATGGGTTGACCCCCAGTGCTGTGTTTTCACAGATCATGAACCCAAAAGGTCGGTGA